The Pelmatolapia mariae isolate MD_Pm_ZW linkage group LG2, Pm_UMD_F_2, whole genome shotgun sequence sequence TCTAGCATATCGACACTATGGCtctatcccaattcagggtctgcagccggtccacaagggccgcgtaccggaagtgcgaggcttgtgaaatgggacggtctagcctccgtcgcgctgcccaggttgcctagcaactaTGATACTAACCGCTGGAAACCTTTCATACGGCATttttttgacagaaatgaagaaaaaaaatcttttgttcatttgtttgtttgtttctacatgaactttgatttgataagtatctgaggctgagaccacgggactgtaaaaacatgattgttgggcttcatttctgtactgaacagtcattttaagattagctagtaaataacaattagctaatgttgttcatgagactaaagtcatcttactttggtaatgtaaatataatatggccaatattaaagttattatattaaccattattagttattacaccAGTGAACTTGAACTCAATGctgttgcagttatttatatttcctatcatcttaaatcttcactcaaagtcaagtatctttgacagtgtatatatatagatgtattacaTATatgagagacaaatattgttcttttaatatgttggcattactaaatgtAGCGCAATGCTTACATATCGCCTTCGCGCGTAAAGCTCGTTGTGGCAGATGCACTCAGTCGTGACCCCTTCACCTATTCTGTTGGCAGGCGCTTGATCCAGGAGCCCTACAAGCACTTGGTGCGGAATGCAGAAGGTGTGGCGGCTCATGAGGGGCAGGACGCTTTCAGGTTTGGTGTCCAAAATCTTCAGGTTGTCCAACAACCTGCTCCAGCTCTGACCTCAGCAGATTCCTACAGTTCGTCGGAAGTGAAGGCTATCTTGCTTCACCATGGTCACTGGGAAACCGCCTGCTCTCCTCTGTTAGAGTGGCTACGTCCTTCTGTTTGAGCACAGACAGGTGTGGCTAGAGGACACACCATCATAACAAGGCAACACCGAAGAAATAAACAGAGATCACTAGAAAGAAAGAGGCTGCCTTTGTtctgtcatccatccatccacttttccttttcagggtcgcggggggtgctggagcctatcccagctatcataaGGCACAcccagggtacaccctggacaggtcgccagtctgtcgcagggctaacacacagacagacaaccattcgcactcataTAGAGAGATATCAATCTATCTAGATCtagatctatctatatctatttatttatttttaaagaaatgcaaaaCTCACAACATCTTTTTGTTTGCAATTTATTGCTTATATAAATGCTCTCTAAACAATTTTtggtaaaaataaaatctatcaataataaatcataaataaaatcatcacaatgacttttacattacattatattGCACAATTATAAGCCTTATTACAAGAATCACAGAACAAGTGTTGCTCAGGTTGTGTGTAGAAGGAATGTTCAAAGGTCCGTGGGCTGGGACTCACAGCGGTCGCCTCTAGAGGGCAACAGCGAGTCTGACTGtcagctgtcttttttttttgtctttagtcAAGTCAGTCGATTATCTACTCTAaaaattaaagatgaaacaaaGAGGTTGTCGACCAAACCACCATCATTTACATTTGAGCgaaacatttcatttcagtcTGTTCTGGCACAGATGCTGAATGTCAGTGCTATTGAAagaattataattatttttaaaagaaaaacacagatgtgAGTTACTTAAGTCAAAAATACACTTTGTTCTTCTGTGATCAGTCTCGTCAGACTGCAGTCTAGATAGGAAGAAGTCCCTGTGGTTTCTCCCCGTCCAAACGCAGGTTTAGAGATGCACCCTTCTGTCAGCAGCTTTGTCAGGAGAGTGTCAGGCCAGCTTTTCACCGGTTCACAGCAAATTTCTTTGAACAGAGTCTGCGTGCATCTCAACTCTGACCAACGCAGCTTGCTTTCTGTCTGAGGATTAACCAAATGGCCCTCTCCCTGTCTGGCTTGGCAGTTTGTGATTGGTCAGCTACAGAAAGGCCTGAAAGACGAACCAGCCGATCCTCATTCTCATGCATGTGTTCAGATACTGTCCACCTCAGCCCTGAGCTCGGGACACAGCTCCTTTAGTAACATTTCCATCAATACCTAacaaacacagggagacagggaaaaaagaaatggcTAAGAAATCTGGTTTTAATGAAACGCTGATGTTGGAAATGTGTGTCACGCTTACATAGAGAAGGTGCTTATTGGCATTGGCCTCCTGCAGAGCACTGAAGATCTTGATGATGCCGTAGCGGGCATTCTGCTGGCCAACTAGATTTGTGAGTGCATCTGGTGGACGAGGAAAAGCATGCTGAATCAAgcactttattctttatttcttttacacTGCAAACATGTGCCAtcataataaatgaaataataagtCACGCCTGTGTGTGTTGCTACCTGGGATGTTGTCAAGTAGTTTCTGCTGAGCGCGCTCCTTGGTCTCAGTGCGTTCAGAGTCCGTTCGGGCTTTGATATGTGGCGCCAGCTTGCCATCAGGCCAGAAGGTGTCCCTGAACACACTGATGTAGCACACCAACATCTGTTCACAGAAGATCCAGTTTACAGTGTCCCGGATCTGTCTGAAATACACAAGAGAGGCCTGAAAACTTTCATCTCAGGAAAATGTACAATAGGTGTTACACTCTCTACCTTGTATAGGTTAACAAAGCCTCTGGATCTGGACTCTACAGATGAGATATTTTATTCTGGATCAACAATACTGCCAGACCACTGACTTAAAGAGTACTTGTTAGTACTTACTTGTTGATAGTTCGTCCAAATGTCACCTGGACTAGTGCAATTAAAGTCTTCCTCACCCACTTAAACACTGAGCaggaagacagacagagagggaacGTGGTCAGATAAACAGACTCTGAGGCAGTTAGAATTCACCAACACGAGCATGTGTAACATCACAACAGTGTCCTGCTCACTTCCTCTGAGTTCAAAGATCTCTCCTATGAGCATGAAGCAGGGTTCAGCCAGAGCATCTTTCCGCCCGTCTGTTTCATCGTAGTCTGACAAGTCACTGTCGTCATCGCCATCCTCCTATGAAGAAAACGCACAGCGCACATCATGCAAATGAGGATGCGGGACAGCCTGGGAATGCTGCTTTACTCGTCGTGCATGAGTGTGTACCTCAGTATGGGAGAAAAAATCTCCAGGTAACCTCTCCAGGAAGGAGGCCAGTGAGAAAGAGGATTTCTTCTGAATAGACATCACCTTCAAACGTTATACAAGATATCATTACTATAAAATGGTCTGCATACAATGGACAAAATCatccaaatcaaatcaatttatttatatagcacttttcacaggataaaaaccacaaagtgcttcacagtaaaataaaacagaaatacataaaatacattaataatcaaacatacagcacaaatataattaaaagccaatctaaataaatgagtcttaagctgctttttaaaagaataaatacaatcaaggcaacgtaaagatggagggagagcattCCACAACCTGGGGGCCACCGCTCTAAAAGATCTATCACCTCTAGTCTTAAAACGTGTTCGTGGGACTACCAACAGCCTTTGATTAGATGATCTCAGGCTGCGAGAGGGAGTGTGGGATTCTAAAAGATCAGAAATGTAGGCAGGAGCATCAcaattcaaagctttaaaagtcagtaccaagattttaaaatgaattctaaaatgtactggaagccagtgtaatgaacgtaacactggtgtaatgtgctctctttttcgTGTCTTAGTTAAAAGccttgcagcagcattctgtACTAACTGGAGATGGTCAAGATTCCTTTtgctcaaacaaagaaaaagactgttacaataatctaagcgagatgaaataaaagcatgaataaccaTTTCTAACTCAGATTTAGACTGCAAAGTTCGCAGTTTGGAGGTGTTTCTTAGCTGAAAAAGGCAATTCCTAATCAACTGTCGAGAGTGTTGTTCTAGGGACATGGCAGAATCAAAGATCACACCAAGGTATCTGAGGTATCCAGATAACACAACCATCAGGAAGGTCTGAAACATGAAAGGATCCCTGTGAATCCACAAACACGGCCCTGTTATCAGTGTCTCCTCATTAATGATGCCAGTGTCAAATGAGTAGTGACCCTCTTATGAAGCGGCTCTGCCAGCGTTGCTGCTCTAACACTGCACAAAGCCATAAACGTGCGTAAAAGAGCACCAATAAGCTGCTGGTAATTAGAGCAATAACCTTGTATTTAATGGCCCATATCTGATGTAAGTAATTGCCGCTCATTAAATTCACAGGGTCAAAATTTCAGATTTAAGTAACAAACACAACTCATGTCAGAGAACTTTACCTGATTAACTAATACAGGAAATTAATGCTTCTTCTGGTTTTCGGTTTAAAATAGATTGAGTTTTAATGAAGTTAAATGGTTATTTAACttttaaaagcattaaaacagGACAAAGTGGTGGCTTTGAACAGAAAGGAAATATACAGTTTTGGTCATTTCACACTGTACACCCACACAGTGGATTTGGAATAAGGTGAGGACTTTAAGGTAAAAaagaatgataaaaaaaaaacctgctgtAACATTCATGAATTACAGCATTTTGTCACTGCACTTCCATTTAATAGACGCTAAATACAATTGCAAGACAACAATTTCACGCCTGGGTGGGGCTTGTTTCTTCATTAttttatgaaaaaataaaaattgaaattTATAGCCAAAGACAGGAAAATCCAACATCACATGAGGCCTATGGGATGCAAACCTCTGGTAGTCATTAAACGTGAAGaattaagaaaataataatatgtaCAATCTTATCACTTATGAATCTGTAAAAATAGGGAAACTGTAACTCCTAAAGAGCTGATCTAGTATGTCAGTTAAACCCATTGAGTTAACTTTATTTCAAATCCATTGTTGTTATGTACAGgcaataaatttaaaaagaaatgtgcaAACACTTATGGAAATAAGCATATATTATTCcctgttctttttaaaattcaaatatGAGAAATGGCTTACCTTCAGATGTTCTGGAGATGGGCTGAGGAAAGCATAGAGAGCCTCTGACTGGCACAACCGCTCATCTGTTAGGAGAcgctaaaacacacacacacacacacacacacacacacacacacacacacacacacacacacacacacacacacacacacacacacacacacacacacacacacacacacacacacacacctgaggtCATCATCAACAGCTATGATTATAAGCAGAATAAGCTTTTGTGAGCACAGACTTCGTAAGGTTACAGACCTAGCTACAGtgtaatatttaattaaaagagCTCACGCATGTCATAGACTGAAATAGGTTGTGATTCAGCGCCCTGGTTTTTGTGTGTTATAATTAACAATGTAGAGATAAAGTGAAGCATTTGTAATTGTATCACAGCAGGTGATAGAGATATAAAATATAGATGCAGCAGCTGCTTGTTTACCTGGAGAAAAGTGTTGagttgtgttttgcttttgtccAAAAACTTCTGGTCAATAGATTTGAAGGGAAGTTTACTGAGTGATGGTAACTGGAGTTTCTTCAGTGATGGAAAACACTGAAGGAGAGACACATTAACAGGTGATGATTTTACACTAACAGGAGGCAAAATATGTGTATTTTTGATTTAAACAGCTACTCTGTTTACTCTTGTTAGATTCAGAAATGCATTAACAACCATAAATTAGTCAATACAGCAGACTGACTAAAAGCATGCAGCTCTCCAGATGTCACAGATATTAGATTTCATCTAAACCAATTTATCACTGTACAGTGATCTCATTTAGTCACACAGAGGACTGGAAATGCTTCTAACAAACAGCAGTCTCTGCTTTCTGTGGCATGTAGGCTGCAGTAAATCCATcatcacattattttttttgttgcgAGTCTTTCCATTTCAGTGTTACACAGTGAGCTGATGACCTTACTGGTTTATTGTGCAGGAGACATGAAGCATTTAAACAACAAGGCAGCAGCTGTTGATCCGTGTGTGCAGGTTTGGTGCCTTGTTACCTCTGTGAGTTTGCGGTGCAACATTTGGAATTCAGTGAGTTTCCTCTGGACGCTCCAGCGACTGTTGGCTGTTTCTTCTCCTTCCACCAGgctaacacacacactgtaacaaGCTACAGTCTCACCACCTTCCTCTGCAGCctgaaatgcacacaaacatacacaataAACCACCACCTCCTTACTCTGGAGAGAGCTTACTTgggaatttacaaaaaaaaaaacaaaaaaaacaaaaaaaacacaagcccAAAATGGACAGATGTAGTATCCATACAGGGCGTATCAAAAACAGTgacactttttttaaagtaaagaatatactttaaaaaaaaaagaaaaataacaatattCCCAAGTGCTCAATGTGTCCCCCTCCAGACACACAGCTTATGTCCATACCACAGTCAAATCTGTCCCATACTTTTGCATGTATGGAGTCAATGCAGCCACTGCTGTCATTATGCTGCTCACAGATCCACTCTTTTTAACAATGCGCGATTAAGTCGTTATCGGTGAGTGGCCTTGAAATTAAGCTCTTTGAAATCAGAGGATTCTTTTTGACACAACCTGGATATTCTTTATTCAGGCACATTAATATATATGTGGTTGggtgtggctcagctgcaggggaagGGTGGAGCAGTGGAGTTCAGAGTGTACTGTCAGGGAAGGCTGAAACACCTGACCCTGATCATCTAATCATGTCTCCCCTGTTAAAGATGTTGCCAGGACCGGAGGAGAGGGCGGTGTTGTGTGCTACAGGAGCAGGGCAGCCAGAAAGCTGCGCATGTTGGGAAGTCCATCCATAAAGGATGTGTTAAACTGCAACGCTGCTGTTGCCGGGTCCTTCATTGtcacaatatatttttataatttaatataaatttaaaaaggaTTTACACACGTAAGTACACGAAAGACCAAAATGAATGTAATGTGAATGACTAGGGTCAGATTTAATGTCAGCTGGAAAAACAATCTTTTAGCATTATAAAGCTACTGTCAATATTCATTAACATAGTACAGTGTTAGGGCTGGCCTTAGTGCATGTTATGTGTAAGAGTTTTGAAGGACGAGACACTCAGGCAAACCTGCAGTGTCTTTGATTAACATCCAAAGTTACAATGTTTAACACTGACTTTTCATAAAAATATGCAGCCTGgtcaaaaactaaagaaagaaagaaaaatatatgctTCTACACACATCAAAGTAACAGTaatattttcacacacacacacacacgatctGACTCTAAATGATGATTTCTGTTCTTCTATGAATTTAATGTGCACTGTTAGTAGATCAACCACAGAACTTTCCACTCCCACTGGGCCATTTCTGTGATTGCTGCATGAAGTTTAGTGAATCTAGTCCTGTATAGATAAAGAACAGAAATGTGCTTGATCTATACAAATGTATGTGTTGTCCAATCTGTCTTCTATACTAAAGCATAAAGTATGCCGAGTATTAAATTATCTGTGCTGCGTGGCTCATTTGTTTCTTCTGTGCAAGAGCATAAAGGATGAAGGGCATGCTTGCAGACTGCTGTAAACTGTTTAGGTGAGTGCATCATTTGTTTCTACACTCAGGTTTGTTGTTTCCTTTTACCTCAGCTGTAGTTATCGTAGCCCTCCAATTCCCCAGGTTTTCACACCACCAGTCAGTCCTTGTGATGTGTTGCTGAAGTtcgctgtgttctttttccatgGCTCCTATTTCTTCTTTTAGTTTGCTTACTATCTGCAAAGCACACACCAGAGGCAGATAAGCACGCGAACCACAATAAATAATAACCACATTATGCTGAACCACAATAAAAAAAGTCTTTGCATTAAGAGGTGTTTTCAAAGCTCTACTTTAAAGTTGTCACATACTCTAGCAGGGACCACATCAGATAAATGGGAGTTTAACCCAATCAAACATCCTGCAATTGGTTCCACTTCATTCCAACATCCTGATACTCAATACTGAAGTGATCCAACAGACTGTATTTAGCACATTGACCTATATTTTGTTACCTTCTTGTCTGGTTTGGGTGCGTTCTGGATTGAGCCCAGGGCTTGTCGCTTGTACTCCAGTTTGTCATAGAGCTGGTGTAGTTTAGTAGCAGCATAGCTCGCCTGCTCATTGATTCCTTTACTGCCCTCGTCACAcaccacctctcctgtatctagACCCTGGCACTTCACAGaggatgtaaagaaaaacaagtgttaaacacattcatttagtattgtatgcatgtgtgttttgtttgcgtATGAATGTCTCACCCCTTCTCCCTTTTCCTCCGGGCTACACCGCGATTGGCTGTGATGGTCGTCTCGTCTGATCAGCCTATCGTAGAGGTCGGACACCAGGAAGGAGGGATAGTAACGCTCTCTCATTGTCTCAGCAACCTAAGGGATGTGTCAGTTTCCACTGTTACACACGCTTTTAATGATCGAAGTTCAACAGCTTTCTTTTGAGATTTTCAAGAAATCCACCGTCAGCTGCTGTAGCTAGAGGTAGCTGCAGCTGGCTAAGCAGAGCAGCACATACCTGCTCTTGTAGTTTAACAAAGACTTGTGTTCCTCTGTTCCCCACCAAACTCTGCTGGATCTCTTTCAGAAGAAACTTCTCCACTGGAATGTCTCTGCTCTCCACAAAGAACTTCTGGTAAATTTCCCCAACAATTTGGGGCACCTCATTCTGTCAAACACACATCAGCaaacaaaaattattttctcacaTACTTTTCTCACCGTTTTCAACATTTTTtgcttcccttttctttttttaattatatatatatattcacaaACTGTTACAATGGCTGATGCTCATGACCAAAGTTTTGAATAACAAATAATCtgaataaaattatattacttcttcactcacctttctTCCCCCCCCACTCACTGTGTTTATACAGAGCTCTACATTTATCATTAGTTAGTATTAATCTCTGGATCACTAACACGTCCCATCTTCCTCCCTTCACCCTCAACCGGTCaaggcagatggctgcccccaCCAGAGTCTGATTCTACctgatttcttcctgttaaaagggagtttttccttcctactatcgccaactgcttgctcatagggggtcatatgatcgTTGGGGTTTTCTCAACAGGCAAATGTGATTTGacactatttaaataaaactgaattaatgtAATCTCTGTGAGCAAAAATCTCAAGTTTCTGTGGTGCGAATGCAAGTGGACATCCTAAATTTGGTCACATCAGTGGCTTTAAAGGAGGTGAGTGAAAATAGCTTGCTTCAGACGGTAGATGAACTAACAAGCTGCACCAAAGCTTTTAATCAAATGAATAAAGTTTCTTTTAACTGTCAGTTACAGCCACACCAGCAGATTCCAAGTTTAAAGACATTAAAGCAAAAGACATTTGCTGACACTATGTGCAGTTATTTTCAAGTCTGATTTTGTGCACTGGACTCACAAAAAGCTTTGCTACGTTTCTTTATACAAGACTGTTTAATAAAATTACAATCCCCTTTTTTCATCGAGCACTCCCATTTTCTACTTTTGTGTACATCTCAGTATGAATGCCATCGCCTCGTCACACCTCTTGAACTCTTAACAAGTAACTTCAAACAGGAAGCCTAATAAGCTGTTTTTACTTCGAGGcctaacagtaaaaaaaaaaaaatagaagcagtgTTGGGGTAAAAATCTCTAGAATGTGTGTAGCCGTTACCTTGTTGGcagttttcagtgtttccacCAGTTCCCAGAAGCTTATCAGAGCTCTCTTATCTACTCTCTCCATGTAAACTCTGAAATGATCCCTGTAACTTGGATTACACAGGATGTCATCAAACTGGAGAATCTGCATAAGGGGagagaatttttaaaaagaaccaAAGTAATTTCACACCTTACAGGAAATAAAGAGAGACCGCATCAGTTACATGATATATTATTTACCTTCTGGCTTTGAGGCTCGTCGTTGTCATCGGCCCCTCCTTCCTCACTATTCTCATAGTTTGGCCCTCCAAGGAGGCGGATCCTTTTTTCACATTGTTTCTTAGCAACAGTCAGCTGATTGATATATCTTTTCATATCTCTGGCTCTCAGCAGGTCGGCCTTCATGGCTGCTGACTCTTTACCTTTTTTCTCTAAGGGAGAGGGAAAGTCTGTCTGAGCAAGTTCTGGGCACATAATAACACAAAGGCGCACAATCACCTGGTGTGGAGCCACTGAACTATCAGGATAAAGCTGATACATACCGATGGCCTGATTCTATGAAAATGTGCTTCAAGCTAAGCACACCAGCAAGTGAACTTTATTGGTCATTGATTTTCAGATACAGCATGTGAATGCACTTGCAGTTTCTACAGCCGACTGGCCTTTAAATGTACTCATGAATTCATTCACTGCTGAACAGGGACTGTGTGTTTCAACAGCAAACAGCCTGTGCAAACAGAAACCAGTACTGGGTCTCCAAAATCCCCAAAAGCAAATTGAAAAGTGCTGGTCTATACTGTGTGGTCCAGCAGGGCCACACAGTATAGACAGTATAGTGTTTAAAAGTGCACATGGAGACAGTTTATGGACCATTTCCCCCCTCAataaatgagaataaaaattAGGGCGCTGCACTGCAGGGCAGTTCAAATCCACTCATTcccttgttttgtttgtaaatCTGTATCAGCTGGTGCTGTGTGTCCATCCGTTTCAAACTTTTACATGTGCCAATACTTTCCTTCAGACCCAACCACCTGCAACACTAATGATGTATTCCCATCGGCCTTTGCTGTAATACATTTACTACTAAAGTCGCACTGGTAATGTCATTATAACCATGCTCACATTATTTCCTCAGCAGAAGCTCTTGTTGTTTACTTCTATGAATAAAAGCCTATATTGCATACCTGGCTAGCTTTTTAGGGGCAGTGAACGTGAAATGAAACACTGCCATACTTTTGAGGTTTTAAATAGTGATGTCTTGGTAAACAAAGCCATCATCTCATGCAGGAAACTGTAGTGTTGTCTGTACCTTTCTGCTTCTTGAGCTGAGGCAGGCTGCTGATGGTGGTGGCATGAATAATCTCTACCACGATCTGATACCTACAAAGGAGGAAAGACGGGAGACAAATACAATTATTGTTTCCCTAAAATCAAAATTAGGTGCCTTAGATGAATTACGTCACAGAAAGATGGAAATATAGTATGGAAAGTGACGAGgccaaaataaatcaaaacaaacaaaaagaataaacatttcaaaaagaaGCCAGTACTGAGCCACCATTTCTCAAACTAACGAGACAGTATAGCAGTATCATGTCTACCCCGCATTTAGATCAAGTATATTGCTGCAGAGACATTGTCTGTTCCCATGGTAACCCCTGAGCAGCAAACAGATTTGGTGGCTAAGACTGCCTGGTTAACATGTTTGTCATTATGTATATAAGGACACACGTGGTTTGTTTAATTTGACTCTGTAGGTACAGGATAGTCTACTTAAATGAGGTAATGTAGGCATctactgtgtgtgtgcctgtgtgtgtgtgcacacgttGTCACTGTCATGCCTGAGTTGCT is a genomic window containing:
- the snx25 gene encoding sorting nexin-25, which translates into the protein MPTPSSTTTSLAGGRSNTGGEEEGPMSAASTSSIGSSFRFVPAFCLGVVAAVVFQLAWGGLSLTSFFLKLFIYVSFALLCFLAGSFALLVRKSPLKVSCFNRSRRQPSEWLEFFNKLMGRFLVPVQESSQSRRVVVSHNVDKTLKEVFDYAYRDYILSWYIPLSHDEGQLCSMLSEDWWQMIGQLRSRLAEIDLVNVVCYDSIRILHTHFTDLKAASARPEEVARPFPLHPCLVSPESELAFLRCVARILLLCLLPQKDAKSHTLRCCLTEVITTKVLKPLVEVLSDPDSINRMLLSQLEKREQQAEQQKKAYTYAASYEDFIKLISTSTDVNFLKQLRYQIVVEIIHATTISSLPQLKKQKEKKGKESAAMKADLLRARDMKRYINQLTVAKKQCEKRIRLLGGPNYENSEEGGADDNDEPQSQKILQFDDILCNPSYRDHFRVYMERVDKRALISFWELVETLKTANKNEVPQIVGEIYQKFFVESRDIPVEKFLLKEIQQSLVGNRGTQVFVKLQEQVAETMRERYYPSFLVSDLYDRLIRRDDHHSQSRCSPEEKGEGCQGLDTGEVVCDEGSKGINEQASYAATKLHQLYDKLEYKRQALGSIQNAPKPDKKIVSKLKEEIGAMEKEHSELQQHITRTDWWCENLGNWRATITTAEAAEEGGETVACYSVCVSLVEGEETANSRWSVQRKLTEFQMLHRKLTECFPSLKKLQLPSLSKLPFKSIDQKFLDKSKTQLNTFLQRLLTDERLCQSEALYAFLSPSPEHLKVMSIQKKSSFSLASFLERLPGDFFSHTEEDGDDDSDLSDYDETDGRKDALAEPCFMLIGEIFELRGMFKWVRKTLIALVQVTFGRTINKQIRDTVNWIFCEQMLVCYISVFRDTFWPDGKLAPHIKARTDSERTETKERAQQKLLDNIPDALTNLVGQQNARYGIIKIFSALQEANANKHLLYVLMEMLLKELCPELRAEVDSI